The Exiguobacterium acetylicum genome includes a window with the following:
- the rarD gene encoding EamA family transporter RarD produces the protein MTVDKRGMSATFVAYVIGGLLPIYKVFAAGIPAWTVVSIRILSAFIFVTLLLRLTKKFQFVRQLWQNKRQRYTVLAAGLVLGGNWSLYLYAIGEGYIVESSLGYYINPLVSVLFGLIFFKERLTRPQVIAILSAIIGVMILTLGYGQFPIIAFSLAVSFAFYGVLKKKAAAEPLSGLFLETLVTLPFALLTLGVTDSQPLAMPTSALIAIIMLGIATAVQLMLFGYGMPKIPFVYVGILQYIAPTLTLLLGIYLFNDVFTTIHFIAFLFIWIAVALFTISGLSAGKMRMKKVS, from the coding sequence ATGACCGTGGATAAACGGGGTATGAGTGCGACATTCGTCGCCTACGTGATTGGTGGACTGTTGCCGATCTACAAAGTATTTGCTGCTGGTATTCCAGCATGGACGGTCGTTTCAATTCGGATATTGAGTGCGTTCATCTTCGTGACGTTGTTACTACGCCTGACGAAGAAATTCCAATTCGTTCGTCAATTATGGCAAAACAAACGCCAGCGCTATACCGTTCTTGCGGCAGGGCTCGTATTAGGCGGGAACTGGTCGCTCTATCTGTACGCCATCGGGGAAGGGTATATCGTTGAGTCGTCACTCGGGTATTACATCAATCCGCTCGTCAGCGTCTTGTTCGGTTTGATCTTTTTTAAGGAACGATTGACGCGTCCGCAAGTGATTGCAATTTTATCAGCAATCATCGGTGTGATGATTTTAACGCTCGGTTATGGTCAATTTCCGATTATCGCCTTTTCACTTGCCGTCTCGTTCGCATTTTACGGTGTGCTGAAGAAAAAGGCAGCAGCCGAACCATTATCCGGATTATTTTTAGAGACACTCGTCACGCTTCCGTTCGCTCTCTTGACGCTTGGTGTGACAGATAGTCAACCGCTTGCGATGCCGACGAGTGCATTGATTGCGATCATCATGCTCGGAATCGCAACAGCAGTCCAATTGATGTTATTCGGATACGGAATGCCGAAAATCCCGTTTGTCTACGTCGGGATTCTCCAATACATTGCCCCGACGCTGACGCTGCTCCTTGGAATTTATCTATTTAATGACGTCTTTACGACGATTCACTTCATCGCTTTCCTGTTCATTTGGATTGCTGTTGCTCTATTTACGATCAGCGGTTTATCGGCAGGAAAGATGCGAATGAAGAAGGTATCATAA
- the rarD gene encoding EamA family transporter RarD — protein MNLPGFFATLVAYIIWGLLPLYWKMLANVPSEEILAHRIIWSFLFLLILLSFQKALGKWKTALRDPFTRRLFFLNGLIISLNWFIYIWAVNHQFIVEASLGYYINPLVSIVFGVVFFREKLSRIEWVSIVLATIGVLILTIGYGEFPWISIALALSFGFYGVVKKRRPLESTVSLTLETMAPLPLALIFLGYWQVQGTSSMTESVGTTTGLILTGIVTAVPLLLFGFGAQRIPFTWVGFLQFVAPTLSLGLGVLLYHEPFTKTHMVAFTCIWTAAIIFTLNGVWIRKKQLRKVA, from the coding sequence GTGAATCTACCAGGATTCTTTGCGACACTTGTCGCGTATATCATTTGGGGACTCTTACCGCTCTACTGGAAGATGCTCGCCAATGTACCGAGTGAGGAGATACTGGCACACCGCATCATCTGGTCATTCTTATTTCTGCTCATCCTATTATCATTTCAAAAAGCGCTTGGGAAGTGGAAGACGGCGCTGCGCGATCCGTTCACGCGCCGACTCTTTTTCTTAAACGGACTGATCATCAGTCTGAACTGGTTCATCTATATCTGGGCCGTCAATCATCAATTCATTGTTGAGGCATCGCTTGGCTATTATATCAACCCGCTCGTCAGTATCGTCTTCGGTGTCGTATTCTTTCGTGAAAAACTCTCACGGATCGAGTGGGTATCGATTGTCCTTGCGACAATCGGTGTCTTGATTTTAACGATTGGCTACGGCGAGTTTCCATGGATTTCGATCGCACTTGCCTTAAGCTTCGGCTTTTACGGCGTCGTCAAAAAGCGGCGACCGCTCGAATCAACGGTTAGTCTGACGCTTGAGACGATGGCGCCGCTTCCGCTTGCTTTGATTTTTCTCGGGTATTGGCAGGTGCAAGGGACGTCTTCGATGACCGAATCCGTTGGTACGACGACCGGACTCATCTTGACCGGGATCGTCACCGCCGTTCCACTTTTGTTATTCGGATTTGGGGCACAACGGATTCCATTCACGTGGGTCGGATTCCTCCAATTCGTCGCACCGACCTTGTCGCTCGGACTCGGTGTATTGCTTTATCACGAACCATTTACTAAAACACACATGGTGGCGTTTACATGTATTTGGACAGCAGCAATCATCTTTACGCTCAATGGTGTCTGGATTCGGAAAAAACAGCTCCGAAAAGTCGCGTAA
- the deoC gene encoding deoxyribose-phosphate aldolase, which yields MNLAGMIDHTALKPETSRAQIETLCKEALEYKFASVCVNPTYVALAAELLKSDDDVKVCTVIGFPLGANTPEVKAFETKDAIQNGATEIDMVLNIGALKDGDLELVERDIRAVVEAANGTLVKVIFENCLLTKEEIKTAAELSVKAGANFVKTSTGFSTGGATVEDIRLMRETVGPDIGVKASGGVRDFEGAKAMIDAGASRIGASAGIAIVTGGTSDSDY from the coding sequence ATGAATTTAGCAGGAATGATCGACCATACGGCACTAAAGCCAGAAACATCACGTGCTCAAATCGAAACACTCTGTAAAGAAGCATTAGAATACAAATTCGCAAGCGTCTGTGTTAACCCAACATACGTCGCGTTAGCAGCAGAACTCTTAAAATCAGATGACGACGTCAAAGTATGTACAGTCATCGGCTTCCCACTTGGAGCAAACACACCAGAAGTGAAAGCATTTGAAACAAAAGATGCGATCCAAAACGGTGCAACAGAAATCGATATGGTTCTCAACATCGGCGCATTAAAAGATGGCGATCTTGAGTTAGTTGAACGTGACATTCGTGCGGTTGTCGAAGCGGCAAACGGTACACTCGTTAAAGTCATTTTCGAAAACTGCCTTCTTACAAAAGAAGAAATCAAAACAGCTGCTGAACTTTCAGTTAAAGCAGGTGCTAACTTCGTGAAGACATCGACTGGTTTCTCAACTGGTGGTGCTACAGTTGAAGACATCCGTCTCATGCGTGAGACAGTTGGTCCTGACATCGGTGTTAAAGCATCTGGTGGTGTTCGCGACTTCGAAGGTGCAAAAGCAATGATCGATGCAGGTGCATCGCGTATTGGTGCATCAGCAGGAATTGCAATCGTTACAGGCGGTACGTCTGATAGCGACTACTAA
- a CDS encoding BMP family lipoprotein, translating into MKRWSGIILASTLSLAGCGSVIDDPERAVKERKEMAVVLSDVGLGDQSFSDAAMSGMALLREKEGWSIDYRELNETKTYKAAFEALAKKKPTVIVGLGFMGQTDLETVAKKYPKQQFALIDAVSTLPNVLSVTFKEDEGSYLAGAAAGIQTKTNTIGFVGGMKSPLIEKFEKGYIAGAKAVNPKTKVLVEYAEDFAAPEKGRTLANEMMQKKADVLYAAAGLTGSGVLEAAQTKGKKAIGVDSDQTAIAPDAVMTSMLKQVDLAITKIGQDVAAKGLQSGQVVLGVKEGAIQLAPIRNTNFTDGERKKLEQLQQDVLEGKVTIQ; encoded by the coding sequence ATGAAACGATGGAGTGGAATCATCCTGGCATCGACACTTAGCCTCGCAGGGTGCGGTAGTGTCATCGATGATCCAGAACGAGCAGTCAAGGAAAGAAAGGAAATGGCAGTCGTCTTGTCTGATGTGGGTCTTGGCGATCAGTCGTTCAGCGATGCGGCAATGAGTGGTATGGCGTTGTTACGCGAGAAGGAAGGCTGGTCGATCGATTACCGAGAATTGAATGAAACGAAGACTTATAAAGCAGCATTCGAAGCGTTAGCGAAAAAGAAGCCGACCGTTATCGTCGGACTCGGCTTTATGGGACAGACGGATCTTGAAACGGTTGCTAAAAAATATCCGAAACAACAATTCGCCTTGATTGATGCTGTTTCGACGTTACCGAACGTGCTCTCGGTTACATTCAAGGAAGATGAGGGTAGTTACTTAGCCGGTGCTGCGGCAGGGATCCAAACGAAGACGAATACGATTGGTTTCGTCGGTGGGATGAAGTCACCTCTGATCGAAAAATTCGAAAAAGGATACATAGCTGGCGCAAAAGCCGTCAATCCAAAAACAAAAGTACTCGTCGAATATGCTGAAGACTTTGCAGCGCCCGAAAAGGGACGGACGCTCGCAAACGAAATGATGCAGAAAAAGGCAGACGTATTATACGCAGCTGCTGGATTGACGGGAAGTGGTGTCCTTGAGGCAGCACAAACGAAGGGGAAAAAAGCCATCGGTGTCGATAGCGATCAGACCGCGATTGCACCTGACGCCGTCATGACGTCAATGCTAAAACAAGTTGATCTTGCGATTACGAAAATCGGACAAGATGTAGCTGCGAAAGGTCTACAGTCCGGACAAGTCGTCCTTGGCGTCAAAGAAGGAGCGATCCAGTTGGCTCCAATCCGAAACACGAACTTTACGGACGGAGAACGAAAAAAATTAGAGCAGCTGCAGCAAGATGTGCTCGAAGGTAAGGTGACGATCCAATGA
- a CDS encoding methyl-accepting chemotaxis protein encodes MTLRKRFLLSTLVTILSVVILMGWTLFQLRQIQSYNEDYGKQLVEISELETKLLYEQAAWNRLASQPSESQAEQVQALSKKNEQALNELQKTYLIPAFQEELNRADMKYKTLATKRTELTDAMNPIEIRSHAAQIEGVLSDLYTLHTKNGEFYDVLQREAKDETLNLTRTVLIATFILLIGLALYNWYFARSITRPISRVVRTAEQISDGDLSQELVVSGRKDEIGRLETAVAQMQGTLHEVIGTISRSSNTIRQMSTEATTENANIVEVSGNMTHAINEMASGTQTVSDDIQTTVSTMSDMQQLFEESEQRAQTAYAEGQAADHVMVQSSSVMEQQARSLRASTEQNRELGQKLEGFLEQTQQIEQMAQLVAGVSAQTNLLSLNAAIEAARAGEAGRGFAVVASEVKKLADETHEATRSIFSLVRSIRQDGAVLQEALMQAEREQTNQVENFTHVQQAFGETRQKVANVTETLDYVTKQLVHSKQQARHVVGQVSTVSGVMEELAAGNEEIAASMRDQQASFEQIHQLMQELESTTTSLDSQTHQFKI; translated from the coding sequence ATGACGTTACGGAAACGATTTTTACTCTCAACGTTAGTGACGATTTTGAGTGTCGTCATCTTGATGGGATGGACTTTGTTCCAGCTCCGTCAAATTCAGTCCTACAACGAAGATTATGGGAAACAGCTCGTTGAGATCTCAGAACTTGAAACGAAGCTCTTATACGAACAAGCAGCCTGGAACCGACTGGCAAGCCAACCGTCTGAGAGTCAGGCGGAGCAAGTACAGGCACTTAGTAAAAAGAACGAACAAGCATTAAACGAATTACAGAAGACGTATTTGATTCCTGCATTTCAAGAAGAGTTGAACCGGGCGGATATGAAGTATAAGACGCTTGCAACGAAGCGGACAGAACTGACGGACGCGATGAATCCGATTGAAATTCGCTCGCACGCTGCACAGATTGAGGGTGTCCTCAGTGATCTCTACACGTTACATACGAAAAATGGAGAGTTTTATGATGTCTTACAACGTGAAGCAAAAGACGAGACATTAAATCTGACGCGGACTGTCTTGATCGCGACATTCATTCTCCTGATTGGTCTTGCGTTATACAACTGGTACTTCGCACGTAGCATCACGCGACCGATCAGCCGTGTCGTCCGGACGGCAGAACAGATTTCGGACGGAGACTTATCGCAGGAATTAGTCGTATCCGGTCGAAAAGATGAGATTGGTCGACTCGAGACAGCGGTTGCGCAGATGCAAGGAACCTTACATGAAGTCATTGGAACGATCAGTCGTTCGTCGAACACGATTCGTCAGATGAGTACGGAAGCGACGACAGAGAACGCAAATATCGTTGAAGTTTCTGGCAACATGACCCATGCGATCAATGAGATGGCGAGTGGTACTCAAACGGTGTCGGACGATATCCAGACGACGGTCAGTACGATGTCTGATATGCAACAGCTCTTTGAAGAGAGTGAACAACGCGCACAAACCGCTTATGCAGAAGGGCAGGCGGCTGATCACGTGATGGTTCAAAGTAGTTCCGTCATGGAACAGCAAGCACGGTCACTTCGTGCGTCAACGGAGCAAAACCGCGAACTCGGTCAGAAACTGGAAGGTTTCCTTGAGCAGACGCAACAAATCGAGCAGATGGCGCAACTCGTCGCGGGAGTCTCCGCGCAGACGAACTTATTGTCACTTAATGCGGCAATCGAAGCGGCACGGGCTGGAGAAGCTGGCCGAGGATTTGCCGTCGTGGCAAGTGAAGTCAAAAAGTTAGCAGATGAGACACACGAAGCGACACGTTCGATCTTCTCGCTTGTCCGTTCGATTCGTCAGGACGGTGCCGTCTTACAAGAAGCACTCATGCAAGCGGAGCGAGAACAGACGAACCAGGTCGAGAACTTTACACACGTCCAACAAGCTTTTGGTGAAACGCGTCAAAAGGTAGCGAACGTGACGGAAACACTAGATTATGTGACGAAGCAACTCGTTCATTCGAAGCAACAAGCTCGCCATGTCGTTGGTCAAGTCAGTACAGTCAGTGGTGTCATGGAAGAACTTGCAGCCGGGAATGAAGAGATCGCAGCTTCGATGCGTGATCAACAGGCCTCGTTTGAACAGATTCATCAATTGATGCAAGAACTCGAGTCGACGACGACGTCGCTTGACAGTCAGACACATCAATTCAAAATTTAA
- a CDS encoding murein hydrolase activator EnvC family protein, translating into MKRPFGKSLGLSLMTLTLLVSPLMTTTPVDAANSYKEKQQQNQQQQSKQREALSQKKNQLSKAQQQVYALDQQINGLTLQVVENQKKIDENTKQIARLEDKIKKLQKKIKKQEKMLGDRLAVRQSKADNAPLLEAVFGAKDVGDMISRFNAFNTIAESDASLLKDYESNKKELAAAKEELKQTRQDLIEDRNVLKKKQRELKEEKQKRTALLKRLTSQKKKIESNILSLKEASAQLKAQEEAEKAAARAAKAAEKAAAAKAAKQSPAPASVSKASTKVISKAKGKFIKPAQGSVSQGMGAASGSNGYAYHNGTDFAGPLNSPIVASASGTVILASSGGPYGNHVYISHNIDGKTYTTVYAHMNALNVKQGQQVKQGQQIGVLGSTGNSTGPHLHFEIHDGGYQYDANGRTNELDPESFF; encoded by the coding sequence ATGAAACGACCTTTCGGAAAGTCACTTGGGCTATCGCTCATGACACTTACTTTACTCGTAAGTCCGCTCATGACGACGACTCCCGTCGATGCGGCAAATTCATATAAAGAAAAGCAGCAGCAAAACCAACAACAACAATCGAAACAACGCGAGGCGTTGTCTCAAAAAAAGAATCAATTATCTAAAGCACAGCAACAAGTCTATGCCCTCGATCAACAGATCAATGGACTAACGTTACAAGTCGTCGAGAATCAAAAGAAGATCGACGAAAACACGAAACAAATCGCTCGTCTAGAAGATAAAATCAAGAAGTTACAAAAGAAAATCAAGAAACAAGAAAAAATGCTCGGTGATCGCTTGGCAGTTCGTCAGTCGAAAGCCGATAACGCTCCGTTACTCGAAGCCGTCTTCGGTGCAAAAGATGTCGGTGATATGATTAGCCGCTTCAATGCTTTCAATACGATTGCGGAAAGCGATGCTTCTTTATTAAAAGATTACGAATCAAACAAAAAAGAACTGGCAGCTGCAAAAGAAGAATTAAAGCAGACACGTCAAGACTTGATTGAAGATCGTAATGTTTTAAAAAAGAAACAACGTGAACTCAAAGAAGAAAAACAAAAACGAACAGCGCTATTGAAACGTCTGACGTCGCAAAAGAAAAAAATCGAATCGAACATCCTCAGCCTGAAAGAGGCATCGGCCCAACTGAAGGCACAGGAAGAGGCAGAAAAAGCTGCAGCACGTGCGGCGAAAGCAGCTGAAAAGGCAGCCGCCGCAAAAGCTGCAAAACAATCGCCAGCGCCAGCTTCTGTTAGCAAGGCCAGCACAAAAGTCATCTCAAAAGCAAAAGGTAAATTCATCAAACCTGCTCAAGGCTCCGTTTCGCAAGGAATGGGTGCAGCAAGCGGAAGCAATGGTTATGCGTACCACAATGGTACAGACTTCGCTGGTCCACTCAACTCGCCAATCGTTGCGTCTGCAAGCGGGACAGTCATCTTAGCAAGTTCAGGTGGTCCTTACGGCAATCACGTCTATATCTCTCATAATATCGACGGGAAAACGTATACGACCGTTTATGCTCATATGAATGCCTTGAATGTTAAACAAGGACAACAAGTCAAACAAGGACAACAAATCGGCGTGCTTGGAAGTACCGGTAACTCGACTGGTCCACACTTGCATTTTGAAATCCACGATGGTGGGTATCAATACGATGCAAATGGACGGACGAATGAGCTCGACCCAGAAAGCTTCTTCTAA
- a CDS encoding SDR family NAD(P)-dependent oxidoreductase: MNHVNQTVIITGAANGIGAELARTYAAQGANVVLADIDQMTGDELVQQIEEDGGTAYFYHLDIQHEKDVQLLIEKAVEHTGRIDIVINNAGIMIRKPLLELSLEEWDRVHHTNLRSIFLTTRAATPYLKQSKTGGRIVNLASTRAFMSEPHTESYASTKGGIFALTHALAVSLGENGILVNAIAPGWIETGDYQELSPEDHSQHPAGRVGKPSDVARAALYLTHPDNDFLTGETLVLDGGMTRKMIYEE, from the coding sequence ATGAATCATGTCAATCAAACCGTTATCATCACCGGAGCTGCCAATGGGATTGGAGCTGAACTGGCGCGAACTTATGCCGCTCAAGGTGCAAATGTTGTTCTTGCCGATATCGATCAGATGACCGGAGACGAATTAGTTCAACAAATTGAAGAAGATGGAGGTACGGCTTACTTCTATCACCTCGATATTCAGCACGAAAAAGACGTGCAACTATTGATTGAAAAAGCAGTTGAACATACAGGTCGAATCGACATCGTCATCAACAATGCCGGTATCATGATCCGAAAACCGTTACTCGAACTATCACTTGAAGAATGGGATCGGGTTCATCATACGAACCTGCGTAGTATTTTCCTGACAACGAGAGCAGCAACCCCCTATTTGAAACAAAGTAAAACCGGTGGTCGGATTGTCAATCTCGCTTCGACCCGTGCTTTTATGTCAGAACCGCACACGGAATCCTATGCCTCGACGAAAGGTGGCATTTTTGCATTGACGCATGCACTCGCTGTCTCACTCGGAGAAAATGGTATTCTTGTCAACGCGATTGCTCCTGGTTGGATCGAAACCGGTGACTATCAAGAGCTGTCACCTGAGGACCATAGTCAACATCCAGCCGGTCGCGTCGGAAAACCAAGTGATGTCGCGCGTGCCGCTCTTTATTTGACGCATCCAGATAACGACTTTTTGACGGGAGAAACACTCGTCCTAGATGGCGGTATGACACGAAAAATGATTTACGAAGAGTGA
- a CDS encoding YkvA family protein has product MKFSNQQLEKQQNQYAEEAKDYIDRPKKTNSLLQRATAKVNGNSRLSVIFSPLTLFVDMIRAYQSGEYRNIRRTTILKVIGALIYLVSPIDLVPDFVLGFGFADDIAVILFVTKTIFEELTRFSDWQDEQQKRRTQPLQSEDAY; this is encoded by the coding sequence ATGAAATTTTCGAATCAACAATTAGAGAAACAGCAAAATCAGTATGCCGAAGAAGCAAAAGATTACATCGATCGTCCGAAAAAGACGAATTCGCTATTACAACGAGCCACTGCTAAAGTGAACGGGAACTCTCGTTTGTCCGTCATTTTCTCGCCGTTGACGCTGTTCGTCGATATGATTCGCGCGTACCAGTCAGGTGAATACCGTAACATTCGTCGTACGACGATTTTAAAGGTAATCGGAGCATTGATTTATCTCGTATCACCGATTGACCTCGTACCTGATTTCGTCCTCGGATTTGGTTTCGCAGACGATATCGCGGTCATTCTTTTTGTTACGAAAACGATCTTCGAAGAATTGACACGTTTCAGTGACTGGCAAGATGAGCAACAAAAACGTCGCACACAACCATTACAAAGTGAAGATGCGTATTAA
- a CDS encoding DedA family protein translates to MGHHWMESYGYIGIMMTLMFPFIPSEVPLAYAGYLVHTAQANLLFMLFLAVVSFVISQNLFFTIGQFGSERLLNRLFKWFRISETKMLQFQTQMETKGRYILLLSPMWRIGFAIGAGLTGVSRWTFTVVTTISFLLWSSIFIWGGKAVGHEWRKLHHLNHPVVWIGLGILITVIYLIQKKKKVKKEM, encoded by the coding sequence ATGGGACATCACTGGATGGAATCCTACGGATATATCGGAATCATGATGACACTCATGTTTCCTTTCATACCAAGCGAAGTACCGCTGGCGTATGCAGGGTATCTTGTGCACACGGCACAGGCAAATCTCTTATTCATGTTGTTCCTCGCTGTAGTGAGCTTCGTCATTAGTCAAAACCTCTTCTTTACGATTGGTCAGTTCGGGAGTGAACGGTTATTGAATCGTTTATTCAAATGGTTTCGGATTTCAGAAACAAAAATGCTTCAGTTTCAAACACAAATGGAGACGAAGGGACGTTATATTTTACTTCTGTCTCCGATGTGGCGAATCGGATTTGCGATTGGTGCAGGTCTCACGGGTGTTTCGCGTTGGACGTTCACGGTTGTGACAACGATTTCCTTCTTACTTTGGTCATCGATCTTCATTTGGGGCGGGAAAGCCGTTGGTCATGAATGGCGAAAACTGCATCACCTCAACCATCCTGTAGTTTGGATTGGATTAGGGATACTCATTACTGTAATCTATTTGATCCAAAAAAAGAAAAAAGTAAAAAAAGAGATGTAA
- a CDS encoding HAD family hydrolase, which translates to MAIILFDIDGTLIDSTEQMTEAIHRAMDDMPHLPKPSQASVQASYGLAGSAFWRKAIPEASEEDIRLIRKKRHGHLEATMVEQNVLFDGIRSLLQALVSAGHTVSTASNCGNHYLNLVLDSQEIRSFFTSPKCLESVNGKEKADILRAHREEFGEGSYWMIGDRSSDVEAARKEHMPVVLCQYGFGTPSEWDSADHVIETPLDLLALLEK; encoded by the coding sequence ATGGCAATTATCTTATTCGATATTGACGGTACATTGATTGACTCAACGGAACAAATGACAGAAGCGATTCATCGGGCGATGGATGATATGCCGCATCTTCCAAAACCTTCGCAGGCAAGTGTTCAGGCAAGCTATGGTCTTGCAGGAAGTGCCTTTTGGCGCAAAGCGATTCCGGAAGCTTCGGAAGAGGATATTCGTTTAATTCGAAAAAAGAGACATGGTCATTTAGAAGCGACGATGGTTGAACAGAATGTCTTATTTGACGGGATTCGATCACTATTACAAGCTCTGGTTTCAGCGGGACATACGGTCTCGACAGCAAGTAATTGCGGCAATCACTATCTAAACCTTGTGCTTGATAGTCAGGAAATTCGCTCGTTCTTCACAAGTCCGAAATGCTTGGAATCCGTCAATGGTAAAGAAAAAGCAGATATCTTACGGGCTCACCGCGAGGAGTTTGGAGAAGGGTCTTACTGGATGATTGGAGATCGGTCTTCTGATGTCGAAGCGGCTCGTAAGGAACATATGCCGGTCGTCTTATGTCAATATGGTTTTGGGACGCCATCCGAGTGGGATTCGGCAGATCATGTCATCGAGACACCGCTTGATTTATTAGCATTGCTCGAAAAATAA
- a CDS encoding PTS transporter subunit IIC codes for MDSSILREPRQFAVHVLNGLSIGILVALIPGALLGELAKALLPYVSGAQHVLDATTLAMRLLPMVIGVAVAMQFKVTPIATTSIGLATVVGSGVATRADATFVFVGTGDVINAGLTAAVATAIVLLIGERFKTYTVLVMPTILIVGAGAIGVLTYPFVTRITTAIGHIISDFTVLQPVLMGILIAVAFSVLIVSPLSTVGIATAISLSGVAAGAANLGVCAAGFGLAIAGWQANSRGTSIAHFLGSPKIQMANFIRNPLMILPVMCSAAILGALAGMLGVQGTPFSAGFGMSGLIGPINALHLMSGGWTLFNMTFVLGLFIVLPVILCLLFHLLFRKFRPWMSAEPYRLDFE; via the coding sequence ATGGATTCATCTATTTTGCGCGAGCCCCGTCAATTTGCAGTTCATGTGTTAAACGGACTTAGTATCGGCATCCTCGTTGCTCTTATCCCGGGTGCATTGCTCGGTGAACTTGCTAAAGCATTATTACCATACGTTTCTGGCGCCCAACACGTTTTGGACGCAACGACACTTGCGATGCGTCTTTTACCGATGGTGATTGGTGTAGCCGTAGCCATGCAATTTAAAGTGACACCAATCGCCACCACGTCGATTGGACTCGCGACGGTCGTTGGATCAGGCGTTGCGACTCGTGCAGATGCGACGTTCGTCTTCGTCGGTACGGGAGACGTCATCAATGCTGGTCTGACGGCAGCTGTTGCGACGGCAATCGTCTTATTGATCGGTGAACGTTTCAAGACGTATACGGTGCTTGTCATGCCAACGATTTTGATTGTCGGTGCCGGTGCAATCGGCGTCTTGACGTATCCGTTCGTCACGCGGATTACAACCGCAATCGGACATATCATCTCAGACTTTACGGTACTTCAACCCGTCTTGATGGGTATTCTGATTGCCGTCGCCTTTTCTGTTCTCATCGTTTCTCCGCTTTCGACGGTCGGCATTGCAACAGCGATCAGTTTATCGGGTGTTGCTGCCGGAGCTGCCAATCTAGGTGTCTGTGCCGCTGGATTTGGTCTTGCGATTGCCGGTTGGCAAGCAAATTCACGCGGAACGTCGATTGCTCATTTTCTAGGTTCTCCTAAAATCCAGATGGCGAACTTCATCCGAAATCCATTGATGATTTTACCTGTCATGTGTAGCGCCGCTATCCTCGGTGCATTAGCAGGTATGCTCGGTGTTCAAGGTACACCGTTTAGTGCTGGATTTGGAATGTCTGGTTTAATCGGTCCAATCAATGCGTTACATCTGATGTCAGGTGGCTGGACATTATTTAATATGACATTCGTTCTTGGGCTGTTCATCGTCCTGCCTGTCATTCTCTGTTTATTGTTCCATCTGCTATTCCGGAAGTTCCGTCCATGGATGAGTGCAGAACCATATCGACTCGATTTTGAGTAA